TAATCAATCAATGCAGGATAGTATTGAGGAGGCTGAGAGCCAAATGAGTGCAGAACTAGCAGTAGGAAAAGTAGTACAGGTTATTGGACCTGTAGTTGATGTTGAGTTTGACGCAGATAACTTGCCAAATATCGGCAATGCGCTGTTAATTTCAAACCCAGGAATTAATGATGTGGTTGACAACCTCGTATGCGAGGTTGCCCAGCACCTTGGCGATAATGTTGTTCGTACCGTTGCCATGGATCAGACCGATGGTCTTACCCGTGGACAGAAGGTAAAAGACACTGGTGATTCGATTCGAATTCCTGTTGGCCCAGCGACTCTTGGGCGAATTATGAATGTTGTCGGACGCCCTGTTGATGGTCTTGGCCCTATAGACGCAAAGACAACGGCACCGATTATTAAACCTGCACCTGCCTTTACAGAACTTGACACTGAAGTTAATGTTCTTGAGACAGGTATTAAGGTAATCGACCTTCTCGTTCCTTTCCCACGTGGTGGTAAAATGGGATTGTTTGGTGGTGCGGGATGTGGCAAGACTGTTATCATGATGGAGATGGTAAATAACATCGCTATGCATCATGGTGGTATTTCGGTTTTCTGCGGAGTTGGTGAACGAACCCGTGAAGGAAATGACCTCTACCATGAAATGAAAGAGTCTGGTGTTTTACCTAAAGCAGCACTTGTTTACGGGCAGATGACTGAGCCTCCAGGGGCTCGTTCACGTGTTGCGCTCACCGGACTGTCTGCAGCTGAGTATTTTCGTGATGAAGAAGGCCAGGACGTTCTGTTCTTTGTTGATAATATTTTCCGTTTTACCCAGGCCGGTGCCGAGGTATCAGCTCTTCTTGGTCGTATTCCGTCAGCTGTTGGTTACCAGCCGACATTGGGTACCGATCTCGGTGAGCTCCAGGAACGAATCACTTCAACGACCAAGGGATCAATTACTGCTGTTCAGTGCGTATACGTACCTGCTGATGACTTGACTGACCCAGCACCTGCAACTACTTTTGCCCATCTGGATG
This window of the Desulfobulbaceae bacterium genome carries:
- the atpD gene encoding F0F1 ATP synthase subunit beta — translated: MSAELAVGKVVQVIGPVVDVEFDADNLPNIGNALLISNPGINDVVDNLVCEVAQHLGDNVVRTVAMDQTDGLTRGQKVKDTGDSIRIPVGPATLGRIMNVVGRPVDGLGPIDAKTTAPIIKPAPAFTELDTEVNVLETGIKVIDLLVPFPRGGKMGLFGGAGCGKTVIMMEMVNNIAMHHGGISVFCGVGERTREGNDLYHEMKESGVLPKAALVYGQMTEPPGARSRVALTGLSAAEYFRDEEGQDVLFFVDNIFRFTQAGAEVSALLGRIPSAVGYQPTLGTDLGELQERITSTTKGSITAVQCVYVPADDLTDPAPATTFAHLDGTVVLSRQIAELGIYPAVDPLDSTSRILDPNVVGEEHYLVARRVQVSLQKYKDLADIIAILGMDELSEDDQILVERARKVQRFLSQPFSVAEVFTGMAGKYVKVADTVRSFKEILDGKHDDLPETAFYMVGSIEEAVEKAAKAKS